The Candidatus Bathyarchaeota archaeon genome window below encodes:
- a CDS encoding TIM barrel protein: MADRPRFGPAGTPPAFRELKKPIVELPKFLRDEGLDALEYQAVRWGPKPQMKREDAEKLGVKARENDVWLTVHGSYFINFCGKEETIEASKKRLIACVTAADWMKAHLVVFHPGFYGKMSPKEALNSCVKAMGEVIEAMDRLGIKDVKLGPETMGKLSQFGSLDEILTVCEKLERTVPVIDWAHIHARERGKFKTIDDYRKVLDEIEKRLGSDSVKNLHCHFTRVEFTEKGEKCHHTLDETDYGPDFRPLAQLIAEHDLKPVIISESPILDVDSIKMRNILIEELKKLGKSLQ, translated from the coding sequence ATGGCTGACCGACCAAGATTTGGACCGGCGGGGACTCCTCCAGCTTTTCGTGAACTTAAAAAACCAATAGTTGAGTTGCCAAAGTTTTTACGTGATGAAGGTTTGGATGCACTTGAGTATCAAGCTGTTCGTTGGGGACCAAAACCTCAAATGAAGAGGGAAGACGCTGAAAAACTTGGAGTGAAAGCAAGGGAGAACGATGTTTGGCTTACGGTGCACGGCTCCTACTTCATAAATTTCTGTGGGAAAGAAGAAACTATTGAAGCAAGCAAGAAAAGGCTAATAGCATGTGTAACAGCTGCGGATTGGATGAAAGCACATCTCGTGGTTTTCCATCCGGGATTTTATGGGAAAATGTCGCCTAAGGAAGCCTTGAACTCCTGCGTTAAGGCAATGGGCGAAGTGATCGAAGCTATGGATAGATTAGGAATAAAGGATGTTAAGTTAGGCCCAGAAACTATGGGCAAGCTTTCGCAGTTTGGAAGCCTAGATGAAATCTTGACAGTTTGCGAAAAATTAGAACGTACTGTTCCAGTTATCGATTGGGCGCATATACATGCAAGAGAAAGGGGGAAATTCAAGACAATTGACGATTACCGCAAAGTTTTAGATGAAATTGAAAAGAGACTTGGAAGCGATTCTGTTAAAAACTTACATTGCCACTTCACGAGAGTTGAATTTACAGAAAAGGGAGAAAAATGCCATCATACACTGGATGAGACGGATTATGGCCCAGACTTTAGGCCTTTAGCCCAACTAATAGCTGAGCATGACCTAAAACCAGTGATAATAAGTGAAAGTCCAATTCTCGACGTGGACTCAATTAAAATGAGAAATATACTCATTGAAGAATTAAAGAAGCTAGGGAAATCTCTCCAGTAG
- a CDS encoding molybdopterin molybdenumtransferase MoeA — MFREIVSLEKAKKILSEKFIPKTVGVEEVELLEAHNRVLAEDVKAPFNVPSFNRSIVDGYAVRAEDTFGADEEKPIRLKVVGKVNMGEAPSVAVKPGEAVEVATGAALPEGADAVVMVEYSSREADEVLIYRSVVSSENTMKIGDDIKEGEKILEKGEILGPRKIGVLAALGLTKVKVYKKPKVAIISTGPEIVKPGNSLPLGKVYDINSYTLSAAVRECGATPINIGIVPDEKEEIEQAIKNALKIADAVITSGGVSVGPKDLIPKVLAEMGEPSVIVCGVAIKPGKPTTIAIIDEKPVFALPGQPTSALFVFHIFARPILRRMAGYPNREEIPSVKAFVGEKMFSARGRRTFIMVTLKREDSGRLVAYPVPKGLSGAITTLAKADGYVEIPESRQFLDLGEEVTVHLFGN, encoded by the coding sequence ATGTTTAGGGAAATAGTTTCGCTTGAAAAAGCCAAAAAAATTCTTTCTGAGAAGTTTATTCCAAAAACTGTAGGAGTTGAAGAGGTAGAATTACTAGAGGCCCACAATAGAGTTTTAGCCGAAGACGTTAAGGCTCCATTTAACGTTCCATCTTTTAATCGTTCTATCGTTGACGGGTATGCCGTTAGAGCTGAAGATACTTTTGGCGCCGATGAAGAGAAGCCCATACGATTGAAAGTTGTCGGCAAAGTTAACATGGGAGAAGCTCCAAGTGTTGCTGTTAAACCGGGCGAAGCAGTTGAAGTTGCAACTGGGGCAGCGCTTCCAGAGGGAGCCGACGCAGTTGTTATGGTTGAATATTCAAGCCGAGAAGCCGACGAAGTTCTAATTTATCGTTCAGTTGTTTCAAGCGAAAACACAATGAAAATTGGGGACGACATTAAAGAGGGAGAAAAAATTTTGGAGAAAGGTGAAATTCTTGGGCCACGTAAAATCGGAGTCTTAGCAGCTTTGGGTCTAACCAAAGTCAAAGTTTACAAAAAACCAAAAGTCGCAATAATTTCAACTGGGCCTGAAATAGTTAAGCCTGGAAATTCTCTTCCACTTGGGAAGGTTTATGACATAAACTCCTACACGCTTTCCGCAGCAGTACGCGAATGTGGGGCAACACCCATAAACATCGGAATCGTTCCAGATGAGAAAGAAGAAATTGAGCAAGCCATCAAAAATGCGCTCAAAATTGCGGACGCAGTGATAACTTCAGGCGGTGTCTCAGTAGGCCCCAAGGATTTAATTCCTAAAGTTTTAGCCGAAATGGGTGAGCCGAGCGTAATTGTCTGCGGAGTAGCTATAAAGCCTGGAAAACCTACAACAATCGCAATTATAGACGAAAAGCCGGTATTCGCCTTGCCTGGTCAACCAACTTCTGCTCTTTTCGTTTTCCATATATTTGCTAGGCCGATACTGCGGAGAATGGCCGGCTACCCAAACAGAGAAGAAATCCCATCAGTCAAGGCTTTTGTCGGCGAAAAAATGTTTTCAGCTAGGGGGCGAAGAACGTTCATTATGGTAACCTTAAAAAGAGAAGATTCCGGGCGTTTAGTTGCATATCCCGTTCCAAAGGGTTTGTCAGGGGCGATAACCACCCTAGCTAAAGCCGACGGCTATGTGGAAATACCGGAAAGTAGGCAGTTCTTAGATTTGGGAGAAGAAGTAACGGTTCATCTGTTTGGAAACTAA
- a CDS encoding molybdopterin molybdotransferase MoeA: MVRLKGFTELTPIEKALELFFKRVNPQRLESELVPVQNAYGRVVAKDIIAKTDLPPFDRSAVDGYAVKAESTFGASSFQPKTLKIVEKGVIGEGEAKPIWTGQPLPEGSDAVIMIEHTRRLNETEIAVLKAVAKWENVSSKGEDVKAGETAIKAGNRLKPQHLGLFAALGLEKVEVTRKPKVAIFATGNELVELGKIPSKNQIIETNRLIISWLCRELGAEPVDLGIVGDDEALIREKILEGVEKADVVVSTGGTSVGKADLVPLSLRSIDSSSIIVHGMAMRPAMPTALAVIKNKPVLVLSGNPVAAMIGFEVFARPLILKMLGAEGETRPRLKAKITRRVAGVLGRKVFLRVKVYEQNGEFYADPIRTTGSGILTTMTKANGYVIIPENREGLENGETVTVHVFDNIPKLNGV; encoded by the coding sequence TTGGTTAGGCTGAAGGGCTTCACGGAACTAACACCAATAGAAAAAGCCTTAGAACTCTTCTTCAAGAGAGTTAACCCTCAAAGGCTTGAATCAGAACTGGTTCCAGTTCAAAACGCTTACGGAAGAGTAGTAGCAAAAGACATAATTGCAAAAACAGATTTGCCTCCCTTTGACCGCTCTGCAGTTGACGGTTACGCAGTTAAGGCGGAAAGCACGTTTGGAGCTTCTTCTTTTCAGCCTAAAACCCTAAAAATAGTTGAAAAAGGAGTGATAGGCGAGGGAGAAGCTAAACCAATATGGACTGGGCAGCCTCTACCTGAAGGTTCCGACGCAGTAATAATGATTGAGCACACTAGGAGATTGAATGAAACTGAAATTGCCGTTTTAAAGGCTGTTGCAAAATGGGAAAACGTTTCATCTAAGGGAGAAGACGTTAAAGCTGGAGAAACTGCCATAAAAGCAGGAAATAGACTTAAACCTCAACATTTAGGGTTGTTTGCCGCTTTAGGCTTAGAAAAAGTTGAGGTTACAAGAAAGCCGAAAGTGGCCATTTTTGCAACTGGAAATGAACTGGTTGAACTTGGCAAGATTCCCTCGAAAAATCAAATAATTGAAACAAACAGACTTATAATTTCATGGCTTTGCCGAGAACTTGGTGCAGAACCAGTTGATTTAGGAATAGTTGGCGACGATGAAGCTTTAATTCGAGAAAAAATTTTAGAAGGAGTAGAAAAGGCTGACGTTGTTGTTTCAACCGGCGGAACAAGCGTTGGAAAGGCCGATTTGGTTCCGCTAAGCTTGCGCAGTATAGATTCCTCTTCAATAATCGTGCACGGAATGGCAATGAGGCCGGCAATGCCAACAGCGCTTGCAGTTATAAAGAATAAACCAGTTCTAGTCTTGTCTGGAAACCCAGTCGCAGCAATGATAGGATTCGAAGTTTTCGCTAGGCCTCTAATTTTAAAAATGCTCGGAGCCGAGGGAGAAACTAGACCTAGGCTTAAGGCAAAAATTACGCGGCGAGTTGCAGGGGTCTTAGGAAGAAAAGTTTTCCTTCGCGTTAAGGTTTATGAACAAAATGGCGAGTTTTACGCTGATCCCATTCGGACAACTGGTTCAGGAATTCTCACAACAATGACAAAAGCTAATGGATACGTAATTATCCCTGAAAATCGAGAAGGCCTAGAAAACGGCGAAACAGTCACAGTACACGTTTTTGATAACATTCCAAAGTTGAATGGAGTGTAG